ACGCGCCCCAATTGATCTGCGTGGCGATGGTAGACATGAAGGCGGCCAAGAATGAAGCCAACATCAACCCCAGCAGCCCGGGACGCAACAGATCCAGCATCACCGCGATATACCCCACCTCGGGGTCTGGGGCGTTGGTGTGAGGATTGATGATGCCCGGAAAGCGGACCGCCGCAACAATGCCGACCACGATCCATGGCCAGGGGCGGAGGCAGAAATGAGCGATATTGAACCACAGATACCCCAGAAAAGCATGCCGCTCGTTTTTTGCCGAGATCATGCGCTGGGCAAAGTAGGCCCCGCCATCCGTGTTCCCTACCGTCCACCACAGCAGGAGAATGTAGAGCAGAAAAATAGAAAACTCCTGACCGCTGGCAGTTGAAGGCACCACGCTCAACATGGATGCTGCCTTCTGCGGACCGTACAGCCGAGGCAGCTCTCCGAGCAACGCGCCCATTCCGCCCGCGTGACCCACGGCGTAGATAGCCAGAAAGATGGTCATGCCCATGGCCAAGAAGAACTGGAAAAAGTCTGTCACCAGCACGCCCCAGAGGCCCGAGACGGCCGAATAGGCCATGGTGATCAGGATGCAGGCCGGGACAGCGATGTTTTTCGGGATGCTGAAGGTCAGGCCCATGATCTTGGTCATGGACAAGTTCACCCACCCCATGATCAGGCAGTTGTAGGGCAGGGCGAAGTAGAGGGCGCGGAAGCCGCGGAGGATGCGGGCCGGCTTGCCGGAGTAACGCAGGGTGACCAGTTCCGTGTCCGTTATGATGCGCGCACGGCGCCAGAGGCGGGAGAAGAAAAAGACGCCGATCACAAACATGGGCACCTGCGACCACCAGAACCAGTTACCCCAGATGCCCTGCTTGACTACCAGGCCGCTGATGGCCAGGGGGGTATCTGCCGCAAATGTGGTAGCCACCATTGAGGTGCCCAGCAGCCACCAGGGGACCCCTTGCCCCGAGGCGAAGTAGTCGGCCATGCTGCGCGTGCCCCGCCGAGAAAAATACACGCCGATGAGCACGGAAAAGGCCAGGAATGCCGCAATGATCGCCCAATCCAGGAGAGTGAGCTGCCTGGCAAAGGAAAAGCGTGTGGTCATTTGCAATGCTTCGGCAGTTTGTTCAGTCATGCTTCTCTCCCACTTTTCTCTGCCCGAGACAAGAACTGCCATCCCTAGTCGCCACGGTGCTGCGCGCGCTCGCGATACTGCCGTCGAGAGGCATTGCGCGAGATTTACGTGACTTGTCTAGTCCAGATGTGACTCCCGGGCCAGGCGGATTCGCCCTCAGAACCCTCGAGGCAGCGGGTACAGCCGTCCTACGAACCGGAAGCCGACGGCCAAATTCTTAAAGAACTGCAAAGAGGCGGAAGGATAGCGCTGCACCCAAACTCCTCGCTTGCCTTGGATCGTATTGCATAACCCTCCCGGGTCACTTCGCAATGGATGGAGCGGAGGATAGAAAGTGCAAAGCCGTGCCGCCGTGAAAGGCAAGCGGGATCATGGCGCCAGCGCGTTGCAGCGCGCCGAGAAGGCGCGCCTGCAGATTGTCGCGCACCACGTTGCGATCCTGGGCCGGCGTGAAGCTGGAGCGGACCAGCTCAGCCAGATACTCCTTCATGGGGTCTCGTCCTCCTGCGCTTCGGCACGCGCCAGTTCCGTCACAGCCCCAGCCGCCCGCTTCAACTTGGGACGACCACTGCCCTC
The candidate division KSB1 bacterium DNA segment above includes these coding regions:
- a CDS encoding Na+:solute symporter; this encodes MTEQTAEALQMTTRFSFARQLTLLDWAIIAAFLAFSVLIGVYFSRRGTRSMADYFASGQGVPWWLLGTSMVATTFAADTPLAISGLVVKQGIWGNWFWWSQVPMFVIGVFFFSRLWRRARIITDTELVTLRYSGKPARILRGFRALYFALPYNCLIMGWVNLSMTKIMGLTFSIPKNIAVPACILITMAYSAVSGLWGVLVTDFFQFFLAMGMTIFLAIYAVGHAGGMGALLGELPRLYGPQKAASMLSVVPSTASGQEFSIFLLYILLLWWTVGNTDGGAYFAQRMISAKNERHAFLGYLWFNIAHFCLRPWPWIVVGIVAAVRFPGIINPHTNAPDPEVGYIAVMLDLLRPGLLGLMLASFLAAFMSTIATQINWGASYLVNDFYRPFVRPHASERHYVVVGIVATALMAILGGAVTFLMNDIFKAWLLFSAIVAGIGIVYICRWYWWRVNAWSEMSAIVSILAVVAIVLFVPNAGTVRLLLQGLSGLALAGLAWYVLSRPKEAADNWGGVVAALLSGLLALWVVGKVTLPQRQFPWTLLYTVPISLVVWLTSTLLTKPVDMANLMEFYRRVHPGGPGWRKVAALLPQVNQGDSLYHRRNVFGALLGIVAVYSALIGIGKLVLGQVLAGVVLLIVTGLSFWGVARLLARETWKAPAQ